A window of the Lactuca sativa cultivar Salinas chromosome 5, Lsat_Salinas_v11, whole genome shotgun sequence genome harbors these coding sequences:
- the LOC111913869 gene encoding uncharacterized protein LOC111913869: MSTMNQPATPPPTIGKMGPYTVFVTPSDSSHFSVSDSGKKHYIPPTSVQLTPVKSAPLVQPPPVQYGKSTPSKLALFWDAVAKVQNAHSSLDEHVAHWFGLNQSKYQWALDDYYESKGMDKVDIRAKDSSTKAQRV, from the exons ATGTCCACCATGAATCAACCGGCGACGCCTCCGCCGACGATCGGAAAGATGGGCCCTTACACCGTCTTCGTAACCCCTTCTGATTCATCGCATTTCTCAGTTTCCGATTCTGGGAAAAAACATTATATTCCTCCTACGTCCGTTCAACTGACGCCGGTGAAATCCGCTCCTCTGGTTCAGCCTCCGCCAGTTCAGTACGGGAAGTCCACTCCATCGAAACTCGCGCTTTTCTGGGATGCTGTTGCCAAAGTTCAGAAtg CACATTCAAGTTTGGATGAGCATGTAGCACATTGGTTTGGATTGAATCAATCAAAATATCAATGGGCTCTTGATGATTACTATGAAAGCAAGGGAATG GACAAGGTTGACATACGAGCAAAAGATTCATCCACCAAAGCTCAAAGGGTGTAA
- the LOC111913872 gene encoding ribulose bisphosphate carboxylase small subunit, chloroplastic 3: MSVASLTPQITGTIYMGLNLNPNGSKLFQTTNSVPWIKKTVSNGSRIHCMKVWNPIDNKKFETLSYLPPLTDDSIAKEIDYMMKKGWIPCLEFDSVGYVFRENSRIPNYYDGRYWTMWKLPMFGCIDASQVLIEIQECKKAYPNAYIRCLAFDNVKQAQCMSFVIQKPSAP; this comes from the exons ATGTCTGTAGCATCCTTAACACCTCAAATTACTGGAACCATTTACATGGGTTTGAATTTGAACCCAAATGGATCAAAGCTTTTCCAGACAACAAATTCGGTTCCATGGATCAAGAAAACAGTTTCAAATGGTTCTAGGATTCATTGCATGAAG gttTGGAATCCAATCGATAACAAGAAGTTTGAAACTCTTTCGTATCTTCCACCTCTTACAGATGACTCCATTGCAAAGGAGATTGATTACATGATGAAGAAGGGATGGATACCCTGTCTTGAGTTTGATTCG GTGGGATATGTATTTCGAGAGAACAGCCGAATTCCAAATTACTATGATGGGAGATATTGGACAATGTGGAAGCTGCCCATGTTTGGTTGCATAGATGCATCACAAGTTTTGATAGAAATACAAGAATGCAAGAAAGCGTACCCAAATGCATATATAAGGTGTTTGGCCTTTGATAATGTGAAGCAAGCTCAATGTATGTCTTTTGTTATTCAAAAACCTTCTGCCCCATGA
- the LOC111913870 gene encoding pentatricopeptide repeat-containing protein At5g06540 isoform X1, which yields MNRAIVNTISNPQYLRLLQKCSTMDQLKQIHAQTITIGLARFTYITSKLLAFSAMSNIDYAHTILNQTNTPTIFDYNSMILGYSKTSKQEMGILLYNQMCNNRIEPNARTFPVLIKTCDCISSLLQVHGHVVKLGNVCDVYVTSSLIYMYSNFKSVELAIQVFEESLYKNVVCCTSLITGCFNNGLVDEACKVFDEMPERNDVSYSAMISGLVRNELFNKAFELFLHLKQSGLVKPNRPLLLTILTTCGKIGALEIGKNIHHQLLEESFTFDLEIDTALLDFYAKCGDIEKAEHIFIKMPYKDVATWSSMIMGLATNGRNESAIKLFEEMTQKGPLPNDITFISVLVACNHKSLVTKAWCLLGKMFKVFGIQPGIEHYGCMVDVLARSGQLKGAEILINLMPMEPDEAIWGSFLHGCLTHSEICLAERAGKRLIELDPNHSGRYVGLANMYADVGRWENVIRLRNMMVERKVDNTPSWSFIEVDGGVHKFFVHDQFHPRANDLREILQVLNKLSMNQ from the coding sequence ATGAACAGGGCCATTGTCAATACAATCTCAAATCCACAATATCTTCGTCTGCTTCAAAAATGTTCAACCATGGATCAACTCAAACAAATCCACGCTCAAACAATCACCATCGGACTTGCTCGATTTACTTACATAACCAGCAAGCTCTTAGCTTTCTCCGCAATGTCCAACATCGATTATGCTCACACAATTTTGAACCAAACAAACACGCCTACCATCTTCGATTACAACTCTATGATATTGGGTTACTCTAAAACCTCAAAACAAGAAATGGGTATTCTACTTTACAATCAAATGTGCAACAATCGCATCGAACCGAATGCTCGTACTTTTCCTGTTTTGATCAAAACATGTGATTGTATATCTTCGTTGCTTCAAGTGCATGGACATGTCGTCAAACTTGGAAATGTTTGTGATGTTTATGTGACTAGCTCGCTTATTTATATGTATTCGAATTTCAAATCTGTTGAATTAGCTATACAGGTGTTCGAAGAAAGCTTGTATAAGAACGTGGTTTGTTGTACGAGTTTGATAACCGGGTGTTTCAATAATGGTCTTGTTGATGAGGCATGTAAGGTGTTCGACGAAATGCCTGAAAGAAACGATGTCTCATATAGTGCAATGATTTCTGGGCTTGTGAGAAACGAACTTTTCAACAAAGCATTCGAATTGTTCCTCCATTTGAAACAGAGTGGCTTAGTGAAGCCTAATAGGCCTCTTTTACTAACCATCCTCACTACATGTGGTAAAATCGGAGCCCTAGAAATAGGTAAAAACATCCACCATCAATTACTTGAAGAATCTTTTACTTTTGACCTTGAGATTGATACTGCACTTCTAGATTTCTATGCTAAATGTGGAGATATAGAGAAAGCTGAACATATATTCATCAAAATGCCTTACAAAGATGTTGCTACATGGAGTTCCATGATCATGGGGTTAGCCACAAATGGGAGAAATGAATCAGCAATTAAgctttttgaagagatgacacagAAAGGGCCTCTTCCTAATGACATTACATTCATTTCTGTTCTTGTTGCTTGTAATCACAAATCTTTAGTGACAAAAGCATggtgtttacttggaaaaatgttCAAAGTTTTTGGCATTCAACCAGGAATTGAGCATTATGGATGCATGGTTGATGTATTGGCTAGATCTGGACAACTGAAAGGAGCTGAAATACTTATAAATTTGATGCCAATGGAGCCTGATGAAGCTATTTGGGGATCTTTTCTACATGGGTGTTTAACACATAGTGAAATTTGTTTAGCAGAAAGAGCTGGAAAACGGTTGATTGAACTTGATCCTAATCATAGTGGAAGATACGTTGGTCTTGCTAATATGTATGCAGATGTTGGAAGGTGGGAAAATGTGATTAGATTGAGGAATATGATGGTGGAGAGAAAAGTCGATAATACCCCTAGTTGGAGTTTTATCGAGGTCGATGGTGGTGTTCACAAGTTTTTTGTTCATGATCAATTTCACCCTCGAGCAAATGACCTCCGTGAAATCCTACAAGTACTTAATAAGTTATCAATGAATCAGTAA
- the LOC111913870 gene encoding pentatricopeptide repeat-containing protein At5g06540 isoform X2 — MDQLKQIHAQTITIGLARFTYITSKLLAFSAMSNIDYAHTILNQTNTPTIFDYNSMILGYSKTSKQEMGILLYNQMCNNRIEPNARTFPVLIKTCDCISSLLQVHGHVVKLGNVCDVYVTSSLIYMYSNFKSVELAIQVFEESLYKNVVCCTSLITGCFNNGLVDEACKVFDEMPERNDVSYSAMISGLVRNELFNKAFELFLHLKQSGLVKPNRPLLLTILTTCGKIGALEIGKNIHHQLLEESFTFDLEIDTALLDFYAKCGDIEKAEHIFIKMPYKDVATWSSMIMGLATNGRNESAIKLFEEMTQKGPLPNDITFISVLVACNHKSLVTKAWCLLGKMFKVFGIQPGIEHYGCMVDVLARSGQLKGAEILINLMPMEPDEAIWGSFLHGCLTHSEICLAERAGKRLIELDPNHSGRYVGLANMYADVGRWENVIRLRNMMVERKVDNTPSWSFIEVDGGVHKFFVHDQFHPRANDLREILQVLNKLSMNQ, encoded by the coding sequence ATGGATCAACTCAAACAAATCCACGCTCAAACAATCACCATCGGACTTGCTCGATTTACTTACATAACCAGCAAGCTCTTAGCTTTCTCCGCAATGTCCAACATCGATTATGCTCACACAATTTTGAACCAAACAAACACGCCTACCATCTTCGATTACAACTCTATGATATTGGGTTACTCTAAAACCTCAAAACAAGAAATGGGTATTCTACTTTACAATCAAATGTGCAACAATCGCATCGAACCGAATGCTCGTACTTTTCCTGTTTTGATCAAAACATGTGATTGTATATCTTCGTTGCTTCAAGTGCATGGACATGTCGTCAAACTTGGAAATGTTTGTGATGTTTATGTGACTAGCTCGCTTATTTATATGTATTCGAATTTCAAATCTGTTGAATTAGCTATACAGGTGTTCGAAGAAAGCTTGTATAAGAACGTGGTTTGTTGTACGAGTTTGATAACCGGGTGTTTCAATAATGGTCTTGTTGATGAGGCATGTAAGGTGTTCGACGAAATGCCTGAAAGAAACGATGTCTCATATAGTGCAATGATTTCTGGGCTTGTGAGAAACGAACTTTTCAACAAAGCATTCGAATTGTTCCTCCATTTGAAACAGAGTGGCTTAGTGAAGCCTAATAGGCCTCTTTTACTAACCATCCTCACTACATGTGGTAAAATCGGAGCCCTAGAAATAGGTAAAAACATCCACCATCAATTACTTGAAGAATCTTTTACTTTTGACCTTGAGATTGATACTGCACTTCTAGATTTCTATGCTAAATGTGGAGATATAGAGAAAGCTGAACATATATTCATCAAAATGCCTTACAAAGATGTTGCTACATGGAGTTCCATGATCATGGGGTTAGCCACAAATGGGAGAAATGAATCAGCAATTAAgctttttgaagagatgacacagAAAGGGCCTCTTCCTAATGACATTACATTCATTTCTGTTCTTGTTGCTTGTAATCACAAATCTTTAGTGACAAAAGCATggtgtttacttggaaaaatgttCAAAGTTTTTGGCATTCAACCAGGAATTGAGCATTATGGATGCATGGTTGATGTATTGGCTAGATCTGGACAACTGAAAGGAGCTGAAATACTTATAAATTTGATGCCAATGGAGCCTGATGAAGCTATTTGGGGATCTTTTCTACATGGGTGTTTAACACATAGTGAAATTTGTTTAGCAGAAAGAGCTGGAAAACGGTTGATTGAACTTGATCCTAATCATAGTGGAAGATACGTTGGTCTTGCTAATATGTATGCAGATGTTGGAAGGTGGGAAAATGTGATTAGATTGAGGAATATGATGGTGGAGAGAAAAGTCGATAATACCCCTAGTTGGAGTTTTATCGAGGTCGATGGTGGTGTTCACAAGTTTTTTGTTCATGATCAATTTCACCCTCGAGCAAATGACCTCCGTGAAATCCTACAAGTACTTAATAAGTTATCAATGAATCAGTAA